A section of the Salvelinus fontinalis isolate EN_2023a chromosome 33, ASM2944872v1, whole genome shotgun sequence genome encodes:
- the LOC129832453 gene encoding mediator of RNA polymerase II transcription subunit 29-like, with the protein MAAQQQPGGPIPQVGMQQAATLQQQQLSQQQDFDPVHRFKMLIPQLKESLQNVMKIASLNLGHNTSIDNGIKSSDASVQRFDKSLEEFYALCDQLELCLRLAYECLSQSIDSAKHSPNLVPTATKPDTVQTESLSYSQYLSMIKSQISCAKDIHNALLECSKKIAGKGQPQGIL; encoded by the exons ATGGCAGCGCAGCAACAACCCGGTGGACCGATTCCACAAGTTGGAATGCAGCAAGCTGCTACACTTCAACAACAGCAGTTGAGTCAACAGCAAGATTTCGACCCAGTTCATCGATTCAAAATGCTTATTCCACAATTAAAAGAGAGCCTCCAG AATGTCATGAAGATTGCCTCTTTAAATTTGGGGCATAATACATCAATTGACAATGGCAT AAAGAGCAGTGATGCCAGTGTACAGCGGTTTGACAAGAGTCTGGAAGAGTTTTATGCCCTGTGCGATCAGCTGGAACTTTGCTTA CGGCTTGCCTACGAGTGCTTATCCCAGAGCATTGACAGTGCCAAGCACTCTCCTAACTTGGTCCCAACAGCCACCAAGCCTGACACCGTACAGACAGAGTCCCTGTCCTACTCACAGTACCTCAGCATGATCAAGTCACAGATCTCCTGCGCCAAAGACATTCACAACGCTCTATTGGAGTGCTCCAAGAAAATCGCAGGAAAGGGCCAGCCGCAAGGAATCCTGTAG